The Vanacampus margaritifer isolate UIUO_Vmar chromosome 16, RoL_Vmar_1.0, whole genome shotgun sequence genome includes the window ggcagcattgtgtctcttttcaatgggctcccggtagtatggaattacaatgaaacatgacgaatctgatgaaatagaacgttttcaaggatgacgtgaatgaatattgcatttacggaatatgagttaagcagcaaatccacttgtttttatccatatcagggTTGATCAGGGTTCaggttaacgaccaatcatagctcatgtgttgtctgaagctgagccgtgattggttgttacctgagtcctgagcaacggtgatgtcattttcagtcgacaggattagcaaaatggccgccctctgagatggataaaaacaggattttgttgcttttcGTATTGAGCAATGGCCAATGTGTGTGAATACTTTGAAACTGTGTGACATTTGTTacgaaaataaatgtgtgtgtccGCTGATCCACACATTCAACATTCCACAAGCAGAATTAAATATTTACAAGAGATAAGTCATGAGAACTGcacacatattaaaaaaaaagtgaaaactgcgaatgtatttttgtgaatcattttgagacaaatctctcccgaTATATACTCAGTTAACTTTGAGCGGCGCACGGTTGACATCAGACCAATCTGGTGCCTACTAAGTGCTTAAATGCAAATCCATAGCAACGTCATCACTTTTCATGTCTTTAGTTCACCTTTGATTGTTCTAACAAAACAGAACTTGGAACATCTGCTaccaaattaagaaaaaaatcagccaAACATTTTGTACCTTGTTGGAGCTTGAGTCCTTGAGTGCTGGCGTGGTTATTACAGGTGAGTAAAGCAAGCGGAAGAATAAGACTTGGCTGCTCAATGCTATTTGTAATTGCTTGTCTTTCAGCAATCAGAGTCAACCCAACCTTGACCAGTGATTACGTTTATAGAGGTATTTGTCACTGCTTAAAATCTTACAAACTGCAGCTTTGTTTAAGGGCTTCATGAAAAATACCTAGTAAAGAAGAGTAGAGGGTGATGAGGGTGACGATGTATGCTGCGTGCGCGCCCACAACGGCGCTGAGGAGCTTGTGCCGGTTCCTATACGCGAGTAGTGGAGTGTTGGTGTGGCAAGGCATTGTTGCTGTGGCTGGGGACGGGTGTAGTGGAGGGGGCGGGGACGGGGGGGTACGTGTTGAACGGATGGAGGGGCTGCATACTGCTAATGGTGCTGGGGATCATGGTGATGGTGTTGGCCGTCATGAGCGGCACATCCTCCGGCGCCCGCCGCAGCGCCAGCGTGTAGTCAGGCGGGCACACCGGGGGCCGCAAAGGTTCCAGGTCGCCATGGATGCCACGGGAAGGGAGGGGCGTGCCGTGCTCCAGCTCCACTCTTTGCTGCTTCATCTGCAGTGACATCAGCTCCTCTTCCTGGCTTAGGGCCAGGTCGTTGTGCGGCGGGGCCCCGACCACTCCGAGGCCGACGCCCATGCCCATGCCCATGCCCATGGTTGCGCCGCGCTGCGGGGACAGGCGGCGGTGACGCCTCTGCATGAGTTCGTGGCGCTTGTCTCGTTTGTAGTAAAGTGCAGCAAAGGCCAACACGTTGAGGAAAAGGAGAGACGCGCCCACGGCCACCGTCACGCTTAGCTCCGTGGAATAGTCCCTCGTCTCCGGAGGGAAGGGAGTGTTGCGGGGTCTCTCCGAGCCGTCCGGCTCAGGTGGATAGGTGGAGATTCCAGGGTGCCTTGTGGAGCGGGTGTCGCTGTTGTGTTTGATCTTACCGCGGTTGTTGCCTCCAGGCGGCAGTGGCGTCGTGATGGAGTTGATGATTTGCTTGTGGAGGCTGTGGAGGTGCGGGACCAACTCCAGCCAGAAGGCGACCTTGTTGGCCCGGTAGTTGTCTCTGACGCGCGGCTTGAGGCCGATATGCAAGTACTGCTTGTCTTTGGAGCTGAACTTGGTCCAGATGACTTCCTCAAAACGGTTGGGCTTGGTGTGGATGAACGTGGTGTCCTGAGGAACTGGGAGGTTCGGATCACTGCAAAACACAATTAAGGAGATTGAAGAAGAAGATCTTCATAGGTGCTACACAcaaatatggagaaaaaaaaaaaggttaggcgattaaaatttgtaggcgtaattaattacacgactttaatagttaactcatgcaaattttatatctgttgaaactgtacaataatttaataataaatgtagaatgaaatagttttcatactcttgttaacataaaagtggaaacaaaatgttaaactaatataaatctGGCTGCTCATTGATACAGGaattgtgatattgatttgtgttgtggtcatttttctgccactagatggcataattgcattcgtaagacggtgacagcttggtgcatgtttcttttcatattaaacatgaagtaacttgtgaaaaaaaattaaaaataaaataataataataatatatatacttcactagtctaaacatgacattctgattaatattacatttgtgcaatatgagttatgaagcaaatccagctgtttttatccatctccgaATTGCCGTGAGCGCTCGGTGTGTCAAAGCCTTTCCAGCtaacttagcttagcatagcttgCTGCCTGGGTCTCATCGCTATGCGCTGAGCATTGGACGAGTGTGAGTGTAAGGCGACGTGATTATTGTGGGAAATATAAAAGGGGTTACTGAGGATTTGAATGGAATAATCGATACACTCTACAGAGATGTTACAACTAATCTATCAAGTCGCGGGTATCAACAAGCAATAACAGTCACCAAGTTTTATTCAGATAAGAACATGCAGAAGCCCTCAATGGTGCAATAATAATTTGATTacaccatttattattattattactattattattattattatataagcCAGATAAGCAACATAATAAGATATGTGTTAGACTTAGAGTGGATATTACTGCAAACATGCTTTCTCATCGGCCGCCAtagtaaatattaaatacacaTAGATAGTGATCTAATGGCAATGTCTCCACACTCACATGACATATAATTAGGCACACGGACATTATgatttatcacactgcattattgtggttgtagtatGCCAGCTGTGAAACTGCACTTGATCAACTCAGATGAGTTTATAATATACAATcactacaaaaaacaacaactaaatagCATTAATTCTGCTAATATAAACAAAATCTTATTCTCCATCATATTTAGAGTAGTGCAGGTACCTAACGCTTTACCTAGATAGACTATCACGTAAAATGTGAAATAACGCTAGATAACTTGCCTCTCATcagttgatttttgtgtgtgcgtgtgattaAATACGCAGGATCCTGACAAAAATCAGAAAACCCAATAACTAGCGCTGTGTTCAGTctactgttgaaaatgttgcaatGATATTTGTCATCAGGTTTTATTGCTGTGGATGAGTCATCAGGACTGTGCGTTATGTAGAACATGGATAAAGAAAGTTGGAACtgaactttttttcctaattaaaCCGTTCATTCTAGAGCTCTAAATAAAATGGCTCCCCTGAATACGCATTGCATATTTAGACTATTTAGAATCTACAGTACGGTGGTACTTGAAAACTAAACATTGCACAGGTTGACAAATCTGCAATGCGACTTTTAAAATGCTCTCCTTATTTagtatgtgcatttttttcccccccacaatttCAAACATTTCTCATTACGGCCTACTGTAACATTCTTCAGACGAACGGGCTTTCATTAAAATGGCGGCCAGATGTCGAGGTCAGAACATTGTGATTAGGCAACCTTTAAtccaaataaattcaaattccaCCAGATTGGAACAGATCCGGTTTGACCTGGATTTCCTTTACCTCATAGAAGACGCATGCAGGtgtttgattaatattgcactaAACCTACCCCGTCTTTGCAAAGTTGGTCCAGTACGTCATGACCACAGCGCTGAGCATCACATCATTCTTGGAGAAGTTGCATGGGAATAAATCATTGGCTCCAACCATGGGAATGCCAAACACGTAAGGGATCTCATCTCCGTGGGCCGCATCAGCCCAGTCGGGCCTCGCCTCGGTCTGACAGTGGTGGTGGAAAGTGTAGAAGAAGACGGGGGACTGGAACTCGGCGTGCAATTTGGCGGTGGCCACAGCCGGAGCCACCCACTGGTGGTCTGTGAAGAGAGCCAAGAGGGTCTTCCTTCGCATGTCACTGTTGTCCCGGTCAGCCCAATCTGTATACATGAACTTTATGGTTTCCCTCAGGATATCTTTACCTGGTgaggaaacaaaacaatgctAAGTAACGTGGATAAAAGTGGGGAATAATGGATAAAGGCGTGTGACGTTAAGTTCAGCAATTATAGTATAGGTGTATATGGTTTTATGGAAACAATACAATCATGTTGAATTCTAGTCAAAGTCATGAATAATGAGCATAAATTATTGGTTAtgcattttatacatttttccaTGAGTACATTTTATGACAATACAATCTAATTAACTAACCACCTGAGCTATAATTATGCTagaaatattgcatttttttgtgtttgttccaTTAGTGTGTTCATCGAAGGCCAGCGACACTCACTGTTATTGAAAAAGAGACCACTTGTGAAACTAATATATTGGCACCTCAAAGTTCAACCACAATCCGTTCTGTAATGTTTAACTAACTTTTGACTGACTTTCAAAACAGAATTGACCATTTAGATCTATTAGATTAGAAGGAAGCAATAGTAATACAAGTATAAGCAGATGGTAAGCAATAttactctttttgttttttttttgcacaaaaataaataaattccaaatTGAAGTATTAAACAGtgggattaataaaaaaaataaaaaataaaaataaaataaataaataataaaataaaaataataataataataaaaattaataataataaaataaaaatgataataataataaaaaataaataaaaatatataaaataaaaataaataaaaataaaaataaaaataaaaataaaaataaatcattctgTTTATGCATTTGCCAGTACCTaggcagtcttttttttaattttttttaatggaatcgCTGATTTATAGTGCATGTCATACACAATGTAACTCAATATGCTCCATGCTTCAAAGTACAACATTTGAAATACGTTACAAAGAGAATTagagatttaaaagcaaaaaaaaaagcatagtttttaacctggattttaaagcatttacacttgaaTCTTTACTTTACTCTGACAATAAAGGTTAAAAGTCAATCGGGGTACTGTAACATTATTCACATGTACAGAAAAAGAACTGCTTTTTAGTGTGATTTTTGAGGGGCGACGTAATATACACGGGTGCGTGTTATCCACATGATTTTATGGTAATCCATATTCTACGCGGTTTAACCTAATCTGGAGAGTTTAAGCCTATCCCAGCAGTTAACAccatggactggtcaccagccaatcagaggtCACATGTAAATATAGACAACCATTCATACTCAACGAGTAGTAACAGAATGGAGTTAGGTGATGCCACACCATCAGGTGAGAGAAGTAAGGTCCACAAGCAATCAAATAGTCAATATGGTATGAGAAATTTAATGTGTGCAAACAGTTGAGTTCGTTCTTTAGAAAGATCTACACAAACTGAAACCAGCTCTTTTGTTGGGTTTGTTCGACCAGCTCAGCAgaacaaatatttaatattttaatgccACGTCTCAAGAGCGAGACAGCGGCGGCTGGTGTCAGTCTGAGGTTAGTGAGAGAATTGTGACATTTACCTGTTAAAAtgactttatatatatttaaaaaatatatagaaaacatgtaaatttgactttttttttttatgtgtccctaaaactaaaaatttaaattacgGTTTGATTTGTTACTTAGTGAAGCTGACCGTCAGGGTATCCATAAAGATTGTCGACAAAGTTGGAGATGGTGTAGTCAAAGGAGGGTGCAGATATTCCATCTTCTCCTTCGCTGTCATCCACAAACTTC containing:
- the nlgn2b gene encoding neuroligin-2b, whose product is MTKGAFILDMLFFPLNAASHRGFGGKCQHTPQRNANPCLVWLLGLVLHLTLSACQRVDKNPIVSTGYGKIRGVRKELNNEILGPVEQFLGVPYATAPIGERRFQPPEAPGSWQEIRNATQFAPVCPQNVHGVLPEIMLPVWFTDNLDAAATYVQNQSEDCLYLNIYVPTEDGPLTKKQDESTMNRPRDEDIRDRRKKPVMLFIHGGSYMEGSGNMFDGSVLAAYGNVIVVTMNYRLGVLGFLSTGNQSAKGNYGLLDQIQALRWLNENIGHFGGDPERITIFGSGAGATCVNLLILSHHSEGLFQRAIAQSGSAISSWSVNYRPVMYTKILAKKVGCTLGDMTELVDCLRKKSFRELVDQDIQPARYHIAFGPVVDGDVVPDDPEILMQQGEFLNYDILLGVNQGEGLKFVDDSEGEDGISAPSFDYTISNFVDNLYGYPDGKDILRETIKFMYTDWADRDNSDMRRKTLLALFTDHQWVAPAVATAKLHAEFQSPVFFYTFHHHCQTEARPDWADAAHGDEIPYVFGIPMVGANDLFPCNFSKNDVMLSAVVMTYWTNFAKTGDPNLPVPQDTTFIHTKPNRFEEVIWTKFSSKDKQYLHIGLKPRVRDNYRANKVAFWLELVPHLHSLHKQIINSITTPLPPGGNNRGKIKHNSDTRSTRHPGISTYPPEPDGSERPRNTPFPPETRDYSTELSVTVAVGASLLFLNVLAFAALYYKRDKRHELMQRRHRRLSPQRGATMGMGMGMGVGLGVVGAPPHNDLALSQEEELMSLQMKQQRVELEHGTPLPSRGIHGDLEPLRPPVCPPDYTLALRRAPEDVPLMTANTITMIPSTISSMQPLHPFNTYPPVPAPSTTPVPSHSNNALPHQHSTTRV